The proteins below come from a single Nostoc sp. KVJ3 genomic window:
- a CDS encoding DUF6875 domain-containing protein: MQLYTTLEIKKLQQHEDLPYLIEIMDWVKNFLGRPHPNLGRPGAVCPFVPQSLKSDSIRFAVIHTKDLYPEQIEEIVGRYRDMFIEMEVKEQELAINKAFLLIFPDVHIEDVSQSIDSVQRKLKPLFVESGLMIGEFHQRNESLGLHNPNFRPLRSPIPLLAIRFMVEADLPFLVSPADPHLRIRYLEAYLKCFGHNFTDAIKFKNAHQALALAKEQLKQENLVH; this comes from the coding sequence ATGCAACTCTATACAACTCTTGAAATCAAAAAACTCCAGCAACACGAAGACCTTCCTTACTTAATTGAAATTATGGATTGGGTAAAAAATTTTTTAGGAAGACCTCATCCTAACTTAGGAAGACCCGGTGCAGTTTGCCCTTTTGTACCTCAATCTCTCAAGTCAGACAGTATTCGTTTTGCAGTGATTCATACAAAGGATTTGTATCCAGAACAAATAGAAGAGATTGTTGGACGCTACCGAGATATGTTTATTGAGATGGAAGTTAAAGAGCAGGAATTAGCAATAAATAAAGCTTTTTTACTGATTTTTCCTGATGTTCATATAGAAGATGTTTCTCAATCAATAGATAGTGTTCAAAGAAAACTTAAACCTTTATTTGTTGAGTCAGGATTGATGATAGGAGAATTTCATCAACGGAATGAAAGTCTTGGTTTGCACAACCCAAATTTTCGTCCACTTCGCAGCCCTATCCCCTTATTGGCTATCCGATTTATGGTTGAAGCCGATCTCCCCTTTCTTGTGAGTCCTGCCGATCCACACTTACGCATTCGTTATCTGGAAGCTTATTTAAAGTGTTTTGGTCATAATTTTACAGATGCAATAAAGTTTAAAAATGCTCATCAAGCATTGGCTTTAGCGAAAGAACAACTCAAACAAGAAAATTTGGTGCATTAG
- the rsmI gene encoding 16S rRNA (cytidine(1402)-2'-O)-methyltransferase — MQTDPKPGTLYVVGTPIGNLEDITFRAVRILQTVDIIAAEDTRHTGKLLQHFQVKTPQVSYHEHNRTSRIPELLEHLVNNKAIALVSDAGMPGISDPGYELVKACIEAGIAVVPIPGASAAITALSAAGLPTDRFVFEGFLPAKTQQRQEHLESLQTESRTLIFYESPHRLRDTLQDLAEIWGSDRQIVLGRELTKLYEEFWRGTITEAIAHYSQREPQGEYTLVVAGIPASQPQLTEEELKAELKQLISQGISRSQASRQLAKFTSLPRRQLYQLALSIVLTPEL; from the coding sequence ATGCAAACCGATCCAAAACCAGGAACACTTTACGTTGTCGGCACACCAATTGGCAATCTGGAAGATATAACCTTTCGAGCGGTGCGAATTTTGCAGACTGTCGATATCATTGCTGCGGAAGACACCCGTCACACAGGGAAACTGCTACAACATTTTCAAGTGAAGACTCCCCAGGTGAGTTACCACGAACATAATCGTACCAGCCGCATTCCAGAATTATTAGAGCATTTAGTCAATAATAAAGCGATCGCACTGGTGAGTGATGCGGGAATGCCAGGTATTTCCGATCCTGGATATGAACTGGTGAAAGCCTGTATTGAGGCGGGGATTGCAGTAGTTCCCATTCCTGGCGCTAGTGCCGCAATTACGGCTTTGAGTGCAGCAGGATTACCAACGGATCGATTTGTCTTTGAAGGCTTTCTCCCAGCGAAAACTCAACAGAGACAAGAACATTTAGAATCTCTGCAAACAGAATCTCGCACCTTGATTTTCTATGAATCGCCCCACCGCTTGCGAGATACTTTGCAAGACTTAGCAGAAATTTGGGGAAGCGATCGCCAAATTGTGCTGGGACGAGAGTTAACTAAATTGTATGAAGAATTTTGGCGGGGGACAATTACCGAAGCGATCGCTCACTACAGTCAGCGAGAACCCCAAGGTGAATATACATTAGTAGTGGCAGGAATTCCAGCTAGTCAGCCCCAACTGACAGAAGAGGAGTTAAAAGCCGAATTGAAGCAGTTAATTAGTCAGGGAATATCGCGATCGCAAGCTAGCCGTCAGTTAGCAAAATTCACTTCTCTTCCCCGTCGCCAACTATATCAACTAGCTCTTTCTATAGTCCTCACTCCTGAGTTATGA